The following proteins come from a genomic window of Rissa tridactyla isolate bRisTri1 chromosome 13, bRisTri1.patW.cur.20221130, whole genome shotgun sequence:
- the CCDC92 gene encoding coiled-coil domain-containing protein 92: MATSNLENQLQSAQKNLLFLQREHANTLKGLHAEIRRLQQHCTDLTYELTVKSSDLSGNGSSRSDELKRKCEDLEAQLKAKEAENNELLKELEQKNAMIMVLENTIKEREKKYLEELKMKSHKLNMLSSELEQRASTIAYLTSQLHATKKKLMSSSGTSEGTPSGSPVLSNYKPSPPKDKLPETPRRRMKKSLSTPLNPEFEEAYRIGSESRKLLLREPVDAMPDPTPFLLARETAEVHLIKERPLVIPPIASDRASGESHSPAREKPHKAHIGVAHRIHHVAPSQPQPEVETLAVDQVHGSKVVRKHSGTDRTV, translated from the exons ATGGCAACATCAAACCTGGAGAACCAGCTACAGAGTGCCCAGAAGAATCTCTTGTTTCTCCAGCGAGAACATGCCAACACGCTGAAAGGCCTGCACGCAGAGATCCGAcgcctgcagcagcactgcacaG ATTTAACCTATGAGCTGACTGTAAAGAGTTCAGACTTGTCAG GAAATGGTAGTTCAAGAAGTGATGAACTCAAAAGGAAGTGTGAAGATCTTGAAGCTCAGCTGAAAGCCAAAGAGGctgaaaataatgaattattgAAAGAACTTGAACAAAAGAATGCGATGATAATGGTGCTGGAAAACActattaaagaaagagaaaagaagtatttggaagagttaaaaatgaaaagccataAGCTCAATATGTTGTCAAGTGAACTAGAGCAGAGAGCGAGCACTATTGCTTATTTAACTTCTCAGCTGCACGCTACTAAGAAGAAGCTGATGAGCTCAAGCGGGACTTCAGAGGGGACCCCTTCTGGCAGTCCCGTGTTGTCCAACTATAAGCCGTCCCCTCCCAAAGATAAACTGCCGGAGACTCCACGACGCAGGATGAAGAAGAGTCTGTCGACACCACTCAACCCCGAGTTTGAAGAGGCCTACAGAATAGGATCAGAGAGCCGGAAGCTGCTGTTAAGAGAGCCTGTGGATGCCATGCCTGATCCCACTCCGTTTCTGTTGGCCAGGGAAACGGCAGAGGTACATCTTATTAAGGAGAGGCCGTTAGTTATCCCACCTATTGCTTCAGATCGTGCATCCGGCGAATCGCACAGCCCGGCCCGAGAGAAGCCACACAAGGCACACATTGGGGTGGCGCATCGCATCCACCATGTCGCGCCATCCCAGCCGCAGCCGGAGGTTGAAACGCTGGCAGTGGATCAGGTCCATGGAAGCAAAGTGGTCAGAAAGCACTCAGGGACAGACAGAACTGTTTGA